In the Scomber japonicus isolate fScoJap1 chromosome 18, fScoJap1.pri, whole genome shotgun sequence genome, one interval contains:
- the aqp8b gene encoding aquaporin-8b, whose product MGEDRMEMAEVETTLVSSDSKITPTRPPNQFERLYQPCLGELVGTMFFVFIGCVSVIENVDGPGRLQPALVHGLAVAVMVACMAEISGSHFNPPFTLAIYLCGGMEMHMVAPYLASQLIGGMLGAAMAKVMTSTENYGKAHGAAFDLLQSNDQVVGALFGEIAMTCLVTMVVLLGAVNTKTQSPLVPFMVGCTVIINILAGGDVSGTCLNPARAFGPAVMDNYWLYHWVYWVGPITGGLIAAALVRLFLGDRKIRLLLK is encoded by the exons ATGGGTGAGGACAGGATGGAGATGGCCGAAGTGGAGACAACTCTTGTTTCTTCAGATTCAAAAATAACTCCCACCAGGCCTCCTAACCAATTTGAGAGGTTATACCAGCCCTGTCTGGGTGAGCTGGTGGGAACTATGTTCTTTGTGTTTATCGGATGTGTGTCAGTCATAGAGAATGTGGACGGTCCAGGGAGGCTTCAGCCAGCTCTGGTGCATGGTCTGGCTGTAGCTGTCATGGTGGCATGCATGGCTGAGATCAG CGGCTCTCATTTCAACCCCCCGTTCACCCTGGCCATCTATCTGTGTGGGGGTATGGAGATGCACATGGTGGCCCCATACCTTGCGTCTCAGTTGATTGGAGGGATGTTGGGAGCTGCTATGGCAAAG GTGATGACCTCCACTGAGAACTACGGCAAGGCCCATGGGGCTGCATTTGATCTTCTACAGTCTAATGATCAAGTAGTTGGGGCTCTGTTTGGAGAGATCGCCATGACCTGCCTGGTCACCATGGTGGTGCTGCTGGGGGCCGTCAACACCAAGACCCAAAGCCCCCTGGTGCCGTTCATGGTGGGCTGCACTGTCATTATCAATATCTTGGCTGG TGGGGATGTATCTGGTACCTGTCTGAACCCAGCTAGAGCCTTTGGTCCAGCCGTTATGGACAACTATTGGCTTTACCACTGGGTCTACTGGGTAGGACCTATCACCGGAGGTCTAATAGCAGCTGCATTGGTTCG ACTCTTCCTTGGAGACAGGAAGATTCGACTCCTTTTGAAATGA